The Humulus lupulus chromosome 7, drHumLupu1.1, whole genome shotgun sequence region CTAATCCAGATGTTCTATGCAATACAAGAATAAAGTTTGGTATGTGGTGAATAGAACTTTAAGAATGTTATGTTTTAATCTTTATGATTCAAACATTGTTTTAAGGTAAGCTATTTCTCAGGTGCATTCATGGATGCCATCAAAAGTATGGACTTTGATTATGTTGCTTCTGGACATTATGCAAAAGTTGTCCACTCATGTACAAATCAAATGGATGATAATTCTGTTTTAGAATTATCACAGGACATGGTACTTATGCAATAACATAATTGCTGAATTCTGACTTCTGTGCATCTGTTCCTTAGTTATGGTCACATTTTGTTATGCTAGATGCATTTATGGAATCTATTCTTGCTCATGTTAGGAAGGAATCTGTTTCAATTTTCAGAATTTACATGTTGTGATGATTCTTTTGACATGTTTCTAGCACAAACCTTTTTTTTAATGGATCATAGCACTAACTCTTGATATCCTTAACTTCTACATTTTAGGTGAAGGATCAGACATACTTTCTTTCACATCTTTCTCAGGCGCAGCTCAAGCGACTAATTTTCCCACTTGGTTGTATCTCAAAGGTTAGGGGCTAGTTTTATTTGTATGGCTTCTTTCTGCTAGATTCTTTATTAAAACAATTTCATTCATTGTTATCCAATTCAACAAAAACATAAGCAACATCTCTTATTATCTTGCATTTCAATAAAAGAGTGTCATTAGCTGCAAGAAAAACATACTGTTGAGTTCAGAATTCGAACATCAAGAAAGTTCACTTATGTGATTTTTTTTCATTGCTGGACTCCTGCATTaatctttatgttttttttcctTTGTGTAAATTTCGTATACAGGAAGAAGTTCGGAAGCTTGCCACACAATTTGATCTGCCTAACAAAGTAAGAAAAGATTCACAAGGAATATGCTTTCTCGGAAAGGTATGCTGTGCATCTCTTCCTATCTTACTTGTCTTTAAAATTCATTATTTCACAAATGTTTTAGAATGGCTGCACCTCTGGTTTATTTTCCCTTGACTGTCTACATTTTTGTTAGTTAGCTTGGATTAGAAACAAAAATTGTTGAACATCTTTGAGCCCTTGATTCGCTAGTTTAATATCTAACGTTATTTGCTTCCCAATCCGAACACCTTTCTCTGATTTAGATAGATGCCAAAGACTGGAAACTTGAATCTAGAATGATATTTTACTTGATCTCTCTCTAGTGTGCCAAGCTGAATTTGTTTGGTAAGCATCAATGGTGAGTTAATGCAATGTTaactttttctctctttttttatttctttagatAAAGTTCAGTGAATTTGTCGCCAGACACATAGGGGAGGAGGAAGGTGTCATATTAGAAGCTGAAACAGGTGATTTTCTTGGAAAGCATCGGGGTTTCTGGTTTTATACAATTGGTCAACGTCAAGGTTTACGCCTACCTGGTGGACCCTGGTATGTTTTTGAGTTTCAATTACTGAATCATCCATAAGTTTATTATTATCTAGTGAGATACTTCTGTAAAATGTCATTGTATTTCTGCCAATATCTATTTGCTTTTCCTTGTTCAGGTATGTTGTTGAGAAGGATGTTAAAAACAACGTAGTTTTTGCATCAAGAAACTACTTTTCAATTGACAAAAGAAGGCGCATTTTTCGGGTTGGCTCCTTAAGGTGGCTGAGCAGGCTTGGCACAGATCAAACCTGTCATCTGCAGTGCAAGGTAGAGAAACCAATTACTGGTGCATTTTATTgccttttatttaattaatttcgaCATGGCCAATATTATTTTCTTGCTAGCTAttttgactgaaatttaattgAAGATTAATCTCTCTGGAATAGTTATTACCAATCTAGTACTATTCAAATCGAAACTCTTTGAGAAACTATATTCTTGTACACATGCATGCAAGCAATAAAATATACTTGTTTGTATAACTGTTTCAGGTCAGACATGGCCCTGGTTTTTACAATTGTAGCTTAACCATGGAATCGGGTGAAGATGGCCATGAAGATGTTGCAGTTGTACAGTTATCTGAAGATGATCAAGGCTTGGCAGCTGGACAGTTCGCTGCCTTTTACCAAGGAAAGACCTGCTTGGGTTCCGGTGTAATTTTGGAGTCTTGGGATGACAAGGGCTTTCCTGTATGTGCCAAAGCT contains the following coding sequences:
- the LOC133790438 gene encoding uncharacterized protein LOC133790438 codes for the protein MGRLRLMRVMAMPSSCSLIQPHHFVSIPLKPRALFPSKLYVSIIFARALSVSASAAQPQTPHYLKSFDGDIQPYLRCTMPHKHLKVAVLLSGGVDSSVALRLLHAAGHSCTAFYLKIWFQEDFENFWSECPWEEDLKYAKAVCNQIEVPLEVVHLTDEYWKNVVSYIIDEYRCGRTPNPDVLCNTRIKFGAFMDAIKSMDFDYVASGHYAKVVHSCTNQMDDNSVLELSQDMVKDQTYFLSHLSQAQLKRLIFPLGCISKEEVRKLATQFDLPNKVRKDSQGICFLGKIKFSEFVARHIGEEEGVILEAETGDFLGKHRGFWFYTIGQRQGLRLPGGPWYVVEKDVKNNVVFASRNYFSIDKRRRIFRVGSLRWLSRLGTDQTCHLQCKVRHGPGFYNCSLTMESGEDGHEDVAVVQLSEDDQGLAAGQFAAFYQGKTCLGSGVILESWDDKGFPVCAKALEIARMEDKSLLGKPVKIKVKPDCPPLELDQEGGTKLNKEQRSSHIAAAKRGRLPIFPPIKWLQQFRDNWFRIF